The sequence CGAGCCCAAGTACCGCCTGATCCGTGTCGGACTCGCCACCAAGCCCGAGCGTGCCAGCAGACAACAGCGTACGTTCAATAtctggcttttcttttttttttgtcctctcTTAGCGTGTGGTTGGCTAACTTGACATTTTGAAATACAGGCAAGCAGCGCAAGAACCGACAGAAGACCCTGCGCGGAACCGCAAAGGTCAAGGGtgccaaggcgaagaaggagaaataaACGCACAACCTTCAAATGGTTgcttgctggtgctggagggGAGGTGCGGGCGTGGCGCTGTGGTACTGGGCATGATTGCGCACCTGCGAGTGCTGCAGACTTTTTTCTcggcattaaaaaaaattatgttTTTGTCGATGAACCTCTAGAAACGGCTTATGTTGGGAGGGAGTGGTTGGCTCGGCCCCTTTCCCATGGTGTGTGCCTTCGATACACTAGCATGAAATCAACGGTGTTTTCGGGTTTACGGTCTAAATCTGTGTCCTCTTATTTTGTGGGCTCTCCAGACACAATGTTGCACGCGCCCATGTGCTGGATGAGATGATTTTGTTATGATGACCGGAATCCCTCAAAATTCGGTGATGATCAGTGGGCAATTCAAatgaaaccaaaaaaaaaaatatcctgTTATGAATGACGCTCCGGACTACCCTCGTAGCATGTGGCTGTTTTTTCTCATTATGGTCCTAAAATGATTTGATATTCCCGCTGCCTAGAAAACTATTGCAATACGAAAACAGGCCAATAACAATCAATGCATGCTAACTATAAATTCAATCTTCACCCAAAACTACTCAAAACGCTAGAGGATCATCCAATGTCACATACGCACATATATCTGTCAGTTAGTTACCGGTAGCCCCATGGAAGCGTAGGGATCTAAAGGACCAAGTCACAAACACAAAGGAAACAGCAGCCAGGCCAGCAAAGATGAAGTACACCCAACCATGCCCACCCAGCCACGTATTGAGAGCCTTGTTAACGATGGGGAAGAATTGGGCCACCAAGAAGGTCGCAACGTAGTTGGCTCCGAGGCACCAGCTCTGAGTTGCACCTACAGCCTCCTGGCCAACGAGCTCTGATGCCAGAATGAAGGGCACAGGTCCCAGGCCCACGGCGAAAAAACCAACGAAAACGATGACGGCAAGAGCTGACAGAATCTTGAAGCCAAACACAATGGAGAGCGCTAGAACAAGGGCACTGCTGCCTTGGCCAACGATGGACGTTATGAGGCATGTCTTTCGTCCCAGTCGATCTGGCAGGGGGGAACATGCAATGGTTGTCACCAAGTTGACCAGCGAGACCAAGATGCTCAGGAGAGCGGATGAAATGGGGAGAAGATCAGCAAGGAGGGAGACGGAGTACATGATGACGGAGTTGATGCCGCAGAACTGCTGCACGAACATGATGCCAACTAGAGCAATGATGACAGGCCGAGTGCTGGGATCCTTGGCAACCTGCAGGAACCCGAGGTGAACGGGCTCGTTCTTGGCCGAGGTGGCATTGGGAGGGGGGACCTCGTCTGCATTCTGAGCAAGGagaccttcttcttctccggaGGCGGATCCGTCACGGCCCCAGActtcgctctcttctctgatGTCGACGGCCACACCGCGGATCCGCTGGAGAGTCTTCTTTGCGCCGGCGACGTCATCGTGCGCAGCGAGCCATGCCGGACTCTCGGGGACGATTAACAATCCAACACCCTGCGCAGCTGCGATGAAAGCTCCAATACCCAGGTTCCATCTCCAGGCGCTCCCGTAGCTCAGGAAGAAGCCCAGCGTTTGTGTAATGAGAATGCCAATGTTGATGGAGATCTGCGTcatgaagccaaagaagcctCTCCGGTCGGGCGGGCATACTTCGCTAATGTACAGAGGCACGATGACTGTCGATGCGCCAGCTCCAATACCAGACAAGAACCGACCCGATGCCATGACAAAGACGCTGCTGGCGATGGTCTCGATGACCGAtccgacgatgaagagaagcGCCGTCATGCGCATCGCGAGGAGGCGTCCGCGGCGAGAGGAGAATGGACCGGCAGCCAGAGCACCAATGAGCCCTCCAACAGTGAAGACGGAGGAGACGGTGGCGAAGGCGGCCTCGTCCATGGGGATGCAGTCGTCGATGGCATCTTCATGGACGGACGTGACGAAGCTCCTCGCGAGAGCTCGAGCTACGGCCGAGATGGACTTTCGGTGGCAGGTGATGACATCTTGGGGAGCGTTGAGTTCGGCCTGTGTTGTAGAAGATTGGATTTTTCTATTAGCATCTATCTCGCTTGGTGGCAGACAACTGGATGCTCAGCAAGTTCGCTTGAAGCTACATGTTCTTTGAAACATGGAGAAGCAAGCGGTGAATGCAGCGTGATGAGATGGAGCAACGAACCAAGTGGAAGCCAAACTGGAGTGACCCAAGAGTCGaaatggcgatgaggatgatgagatacGCGGTGACTCCCTGGCCGGCCATCGTTACGGGTTGAGCTGGACAGCAGTAGCGCTTTGATGGCTACTGACAGCTCGAGCTGCGGCTGAGATGAAGCGATGATGGAGGTTGAAGCAGCAACTGGGCCACGCTACGGGTAATGACCAGCTGCTCTGCGGTCAGCTTAGGCCCTATCAGGCGCTGTGCTGTGCCGTAGTGGTGGGGAGGGCGGGAGGGTTGCCGCTTTGGCAATTCCAGGGCCTTGAGCCACAATTTCCCCAGCCTCTTGAGCGCTGGTGGCTTTCAGTGCATTAATGGGGCTTTCCATGTGTCTATTAAAGGATATTGAGTATTGACATTTTACCAGGATAGGTCTTTATTGGCTGGCTTCATATCAGTGTCTGgatattttgttttcttttttttttttcccctcttctgTCATGGCGGTATTGTGATTAACTTTTGTGCAACGTAAACTTCAATATGGGCGAGCATCGTGACCTTGTATGCACTACCCTAGAATGAGCCGAATAATTTCAGGCATGTGATTATAAATATGGGCATAACCAGACAGTACCTTTATGTTCAGCAGGTAGAGATGGAGTATAATCAGTGATGTATCATTGGTAATTGATAATAATGGCAATTGGCTGGAACGATCGCTTTTACAACTTGCGCCTATTCTAGCAATTATTCTGGGCAGAATCACATGCCATATCTGGGTTATATGCGCATGAGAGACAACCAGATGCAGATTCTCTTCACAAAACGCCAATTTGTTCAATTGAGTCTATATATCTAGTAAATAGCTCGTAATCATCCATCTCAGTAAATATGTGACCAATTTTTTACGTAAACCACCAAAATCACCTCATGATATATCCTCAGCTTGTACCCATTCAAGCACCTACAcgcaaagcaaaaagaagaagaaaacaccaGTTATTATAATCGTCATCACAATCCCAAAAAGTCAAGAATCATCTGCTCACCCAAATTCTTCAGCACCTTGCGTCCCCGAATGCTGTCCGCCTCAATCCGCGCCACGATGCCAGGCTCTGTGATGCCCTCATCGACCCATTGCGTCACGGCCGGATGGTCAAACAGCCGGTCGAGATACTCCCCCGCAGCACCGTCCAGCTCGATGCCAAACGTCTTGCACCGAGATGCAATGGGTGCGTAAAAGGCATCCACTGCGGTGAACTCCTTGCCCGCGAGCCACGGACCGCCAAACTTGCTGATGCCCTCCTTGAAGAGCTCGGTGAGGCGGTCAATGTCTCGCTGCAGAGCCTCGCTCCGGGGCCCGAGCTCGATGCGCAGCGCCACGTTCATGGAGCAGTCGGTTCGGATCCCGCCGAAGCCAGAGTGcatctcggcggcggcgcaccGGGCAAAGGCACGGGCAAGTTTGTCGCTGGGCCACACGGCAGGATAAGCCTCGGCCACGTACTCGACGATGGCGAGCGAGTCGAAGATGGCGGCTGAGGACTCGCCGTCGATCAGGCAGGGCACCTTGGCGGAGGGCGAGAATTTGAGGAACTCGTTGCGCTGGCTGGCGAGGTCGGATCCGAAGTATACCAGCTTCTCGTCAAAGGGGATGTTGAGCGCCTTGAGGAGGACCCATGGCCTCATGGACCATGATGAGTATCGCTTGTTGCCGATGTAGAGCGTGTAAGTCATTTTCGATCAATGAGCGGTTCGTAGTTGGTGTTTGTATATCTTCACTTCTCTTTATGAAGTTGGGGAGAACGATATTCAGTCCAATCGTGAAGTAGCAGTTATTTATGTAGAAGAAATGATGGATGAGATAGCTCCGTTGAATCACTGGCAACTCTTGACTCAAGCTCCGATTGAGAATGTAtcacaaaaaagaaaaagtcctTAAATTGACGAAACTAGCACAATTTTCCAAGCCACTTCCTTTCCTGGCAGCAAAAACCGAAACGACTCATATGGTTTCTCGCCCCTCAACCACAttaatctttttttgtctaGCCAACGGACCGATCCGCATCCGATAGCAAGCGACTCTGATTcatatccttttctttttctaaaTTCTCCTCTCATCGTGATGGCTGGACTTTACATATTGAGACTTGGCAAATAGAGTGCGAGATGAATATGCATTAGTAAGCAGCCTGTAGCCGAGGTGAGCTCGTTCTTTCAAGTCTTCACAGTTATGGAGCAATTTTGAATTAGTGTCTGCGGAGGGCTGAATGTTTCTCTCGGCATGATATGTAGTCGCATGAAGCCAGtggtactccgtacacagATCTGATACGCAGGTTCGATCTCTTTTTAATGTTCTTTTTAAAGTTGTGGTTGCAGCCGCTTGATTGTTCAACCGACATGCCAGCTGACAGCGTCctgtcttctccatctccgcGATTCGGACAGAGAGCACGCCTCAATGTTATTTCTGCAACTGGATACGAACCCGCTTTGCCCGTTTTGCCCGCTTTGCCCGCTTATGCCGCTCCGTGGACTGGCTTTACATAACGAGATGCGCGCCTTACCCGTACAAAGCGGTTGCTTGTAGCAGCTCGTTCTCTCTAGTACGGTAATAGGTAGTAGACGGACTTGGCCCTCCGCCAATCCTCAAGATTGCTCGCTACTCTCGCTTTCCGTGGCTCCCAAGCGGCAATTAAGCGGCAATTACGTGCGATGCTAGGCTGGCTTGGGTGTAGGGAGACGCCTTACCGTAGACCACCTGTGCGTGGAAATCAAATTGCCTTTTGGGGGAAGTCTTGGTAATGGAGCTGGCCAATGAATGGAGTTTGTCTTCCGCTGTTGGAACGCCAGGCTCTCTTTTGCGTGCTTTTGATGTTGACTAATTGGCATTTCTGTCGGTTTATTCTAATTTTCACCTTTTCCGATTGGAGATTGGACCCGTGGATCGTCCAGCAAGCAATAGAGTCTCCACAGACATTGAGCGTTGATGCATTCGCTGCTCGGGGATCGGACGGCTGTGCCCGCATCTGGATTTCCAGTATGAATAGCTCGACCCCAGAAGCTTTTCCAGTTTCCTACACCTTTTCGAATGCCTATGTATGATTGCTGCTTTTCGACCTGCACATGTAGTGACTCTGTTCCATTCAAGGTGTCATGAGCGCTTCACCTATCTCGGCTTATATGTAAGCGTCGCATTCCTCCTGATTCATTGTCCTTCTCCGGGGTTGTATTAGCGACATCGGCATTATTATCGAAAAAACTTCACCGACGACCATATTCCCATTATTAAGCTCCCATTATCAAATCACGAGGAAAACTCTTGTTCCTTAGAACTCTGCCCTGCCAGATCAATCGGTGATAGGCATCATGGCACTTACACCGCCAACACCGCCGGACGTAGGGTTTGTTGAGGCATCTTCAACCGATGATGATGTCACCTCGGAGCAAAAGATAAACATGGCCGACGAAAAAGCTCAGGAATTGCCTCTCGAAGAGCCAGCCGCAGCTACTGGACCCGTAGTAGGACCTCCTCCTGACGGTGGCCTCTGGGCATGGCTTCAAGTTGTGGCCGGACATCTGATTGTCTTCAACGTCTGGGGCTATACCATCAGCTTCGGCATCTTCCAGCCTTACTACGTGGAAACCCTCAACCTAGGACCCTCAGCCGTGTCTTGGATCGGAAGCACCCAGACCTGTCTCATCTTTCTCGTCGGTACATTCTCCGGCCGTGCGTTTGACGCTGGATATCTCCGCCATGTCTTGGCAGTGGGACTGCTCATGCAACTGGTTGGTATTTTCACAACAAGCGTGTCGACGACGTATTGGCAGCTCTTTCTTGCACAGGGACTGTGCCAGGGCATCGGCTGCGGACTCACGTTTGCACCAACGATTGCCCATGTGTCGACATATttttccaagaagaagactctggctctggcgagCGCAGCTTGCGGCGGCGGAACTGGAGGCGTCATATTTCCGTTGAttgcgcagcagctgatCTCCAAGGTTGGATTTGGGTGGACGGTACGAGCAATGGGCCTTGTGGTCCTGGTGACCAGCGTCATCATCCTGTTGCTGATGAGGCCGAGGCTGCCTCCCCGCAAGACGGGCGCCTTGGTTGACTGGTCAGCTTTCAGAGAAGCGACATATATCCTGTTTGCAATCAGCATGTTCTTCACGCTTTGGGCAACCTATTTTGCGTACGACTATGTGAGTTTCCCTGTTTTCTATTCACCCAATGGATGATTTCCTTGACATGTTCTAACCGACGTTGCTTCTAATAGGCCCGCTCGTATTCTATAGACCGACTTCATGGCTCTCAGCCAGAATCTTTCAATATGCTCATGATAATCAACGTGGTTGGCGTTCCGGGACGACTTATACCTGCATACCTAGCCGATCGATACTTTGGAGCCGTCAACGTCTTTATCCCTACGATTATTGGTACGGCCATCTGCATCTTTGCTTGGGCAGGCGTCGATTCTATCACTGGAGACTATGCCTGGGTCGCTTTCTTTGGTTATTTTGGCGCTGGTGTTCAGGCACTGTTCCCTGCAACAACTGCGAGCCTGTCCAAGGACCTGAGCAAGGCCGGCATCCGAATCGGCATGATATTCACGATAATTAGCGTTGCGGCTCTTACCGGCCCGCCATTAGCAGGAAAGCTGATTGTCGTAGCGAATGGACGCTATATCGGCTCGCAGATCTGGGGAGGCGTCTGCTTGCTCATTGGAGCCGCGTTTCTAACAGCTGCGAGGTGGGCAAAAGAGCGAGAACTTAGGAGCAAAGAGGAAGCCATCGCTTCTGCATAAAAGTCAGCTGGCGGataaaagatgaagaaaatccGTCAAAAGAGgtcagagaaggagaaaagcaTAGCATTCTGTTTGTTTAAAGTGCATAGAGCGCTTCATGTAGCTTAAAAGACCCCACTAACGATACTGGGGCGAGAACAGTTTAATCAGTAATATATAGAGACAGTGACTCACGTATTATGATGTCTTCTTTTGACATGTGATGTGATACTGCACAAAACATTACTTGTGAATGAGACAATTGAGGAATTAAATGTCGACGTTACCGGCTTATTTCCTACTTGTATAGAGTGGTATGTGGTTTGGCCATGTATCTACATGGAGGTACTTGGAGAGCTGCCCCGCCACCAAACTGAAAAATCTCCAAGCCTGTGTCGAGCGTCACCTTTCCCATATCAAAACCCGCCTACAGCTGCAGCGTCAAGGCTGTCTTGCCCCTGTGGACAATGTCAGCAGCGCCATGGatctgccgcagctgcttCCGGGCTCTGCGACGGTCGCACCAGCTGCAGATTGTCCGATTCTCCTCCAACGGTGTGCCACAATCGCAAATCGCAAACCTCTCTTGTTCCCTCTTTAGCTGACCGGGTGAACGCCCAAAGACGCCTCCACATCTCTGGCACCgagcctcctccgccgcgcGCAGTCGCTGTCTGCGGAACACGATGACCTTCAAAAGAGCCTCAACAGCTCATTCGATGCCGGCAAGGCCAAGCGCGCTGGCGAACTTGGCCGCGTAGCCTCTGCGCTGCGAGCCTGGGAAAAGGCCCAGTCGTCAATCACAGAGCTTGCTTCCATGGCGGAGGACCCAGACCAAGACCCGGACCTTGCATCGATTGCGCGAGACGAACTAGAGGGGGAACGAGCAAAGTTGGACCTCCTGGAGAGGAAGCTCAAAGAGAGTCTGACTCCCAGACATGCCTTTGCCGATCTGCCGTGCATGGTTGAGTTTCGACCTGGGCCGGGAGGTCTCGAGGGCAGATATTTCACCGACACGCTGTTCAAGATGTACAAGGCCATGTGCGCGCGACGAGGCTACAGGGCCAACGTGCTCAAATATGAAATGGCCGAGGCTGCGGGCGACCAGTCTTCCTCGTCTGGCGAGCAGCCAGTCCAGGAAGCCATCCTCGAAATCCAGGATCCGGGCGCATACGACATCTTCCGCGGAGAGGCTGGCATGCACCGTGTGCAGCGTATCCCGAGCACAGAAAGCAAAGGCCGGGTGCACACGAGTGCTGTGGCCGTGTGGGTGCTGCCTTCATTTCCTGAAGGTGGTAGCGGCGGTGACAACGTCGATATCGATGACCCGGAGAGCGACTTTTATGTCAACCCTCAGGAGGTGAAGATTGAGACGATGCGGGCAAGGGGTGCTGGCGGACAGCATGTCAACAAGACCGAGTCGGCCATTCGCATGACGCACATTCCTACCGGCACCGTCGTCTCCATGCAAGATCACCGTTCGCAGCAGCGCAATCGCGAAGATGCATGGAAGGTGCTTCGTTCTCGCATTGCCACTCAGCGCGCCGAACAgcgcgaagaagaggctgccaAGCTTCGAAGCAGCGTGCTGTCGCAGGCGCAAATTACGCGAGGCGACAAGATACGCACGTACAATTACAACCAAGACAGATGTACGGATCACagggctgggctggatgTGCACAACTTGCCAAACGTGTTGGAGGGCGGAGAGACATTGGACAGAGTGATGGAGGCTGCGAGAGAGTGGCTGGTGGGAAAGGAGGTTGAGTTGTTGGTcatggaggaagaggccaaggcgaAGAAATGATGAGGCGATTATAGAGGACTTTGTATGGCCTGGAGGGGAGTGTACGATTATGCAACTTGGGCTATTAGATATACATCTTTGTCCTATATAGATAGATTTtgtatgatatgatatgatatggTATATACATATGGATGGACCCGCTCTTAAAAGATGAGAAAGGATAACGGcatacctatatatactctCATACACTCTGTACATATAAACACCAATTGACGGTGGCGAGTGATAGCTTTTATCTTTGGCTATCTACCAGCTATATGTGTGTATAAATATCTACGCTTGTCCTTGTATTATGCCAGGCAGATATACGCACACGTCTCCACCCATTATTCCAtgattctttctctccgcCGTAACTCCAGATAATTGAGCCGCTTCCCAAATAGCCCCAGATAAAAATAGCCCGCTTCTCAGGTCCGATATAGTCGTCGTGATTCCAATATTGTACAGCAGAAAGGAAAACGAAAGgggagtaaaaaaaaaaagataaagaaaatcGCCCGCCATCATAAAAAAGGACACGCCATCGCTTGCAATTCAAGACCACTTTCACATTAATCCTCCCAAGACCACTTTGCCTATCCCCGCCACTTCAGACTTGACGTGCATCCTGCTGTGGTCTTCAAAGTCCTTCACCACGCCCTGCACGATGATTTTGCGAATTTTCGAGTCCGCCTTTGTGAACAGCTCGGCAACTGGAGCCGTGCACTCTCTCGGCGAAGGCACCAGTGCCAGGAACTTTGTGTAGCAGTCGATAAGCACATCGCACAGCGTCGCAAATGTCTCGAAGAAGTCCGGGTCAAAGGGCAATGACGGGGTGAGCAAGTATGTGTATTCCTCGCCGGGAAGCAGGTCGGACTCTGAGGCCGCAAAGTTCATAACCGCGGGGGCCGGTCCGCCGTTTGTCGAGCCCGCGCCGGGCGATTGGTGGCCAAAGGGAGATGAGTCGTCGAGGCCGACGTCGGCAGATGTCGAGCGCCGGGTTTTCATGCCGGGGCGGCGAAACATGTTGGGGATACGGGCACGGCTGAGAGCTGCGTTGGAAGAGTCACcgtggagctgctggaaggAGTCGAACTCGGCCAGCAGGGCGTTGAGGCAGCGAAG comes from Trichoderma asperellum chromosome 3, complete sequence and encodes:
- a CDS encoding uncharacterized protein (EggNog:ENOG41~TransMembrane:12 (i7-26o74-97i109-129o135-152i164-186o192-213i300-324o330-353i365-388o394-418i430-449o461-482i)), producing the protein MAGQGVTAYLIILIAISTLGSLQFGFHLAELNAPQDVITCHRKSISAVARALARSFVTSVHEDAIDDCIPMDEAAFATVSSVFTVGGLIGALAAGPFSSRRGRLLAMRMTALLFIVGSVIETIASSVFVMASGRFLSGIGAGASTVIVPLYISEVCPPDRRGFFGFMTQISINIGILITQTLGFFLSYGSAWRWNLGIGAFIAAAQGVGLLIVPESPAWLAAHDDVAGAKKTLQRIRGVAVDIREESEVWGRDGSASGEEEGLLAQNADEVPPPNATSAKNEPVHLGFLQVAKDPSTRPVIIALVGIMFVQQFCGINSVIMYSVSLLADLLPISSALLSILVSLVNLVTTIACSPLPDRLGRKTCLITSIVGQGSSALVLALSIVFGFKILSALAVIVFVGFFAVGLGPVPFILASELVGQEAVGATQSWCLGANYVATFLVAQFFPIVNKALNTWLGGHGWVYFIFAGLAAVSFVFVTWSFRSLRFHGATGN
- a CDS encoding uncharacterized protein (TransMembrane:12 (i60-80o100-119i131-150o156-176i188-207o219-239i260-280o300-319i326-347o353-373i385-403o423-442i)~EggNog:ENOG41), yielding MALTPPTPPDVGFVEASSTDDDVTSEQKINMADEKAQELPLEEPAAATGPVVGPPPDGGLWAWLQVVAGHLIVFNVWGYTISFGIFQPYYVETLNLGPSAVSWIGSTQTCLIFLVGTFSGRAFDAGYLRHVLAVGLLMQLVGIFTTSVSTTYWQLFLAQGLCQGIGCGLTFAPTIAHVSTYFSKKKTLALASAACGGGTGGVIFPLIAQQLISKVGFGWTVRAMGLVVLVTSVIILLLMRPRLPPRKTGALVDWSAFREATYILFAISMFFTLWATYFAYDYARSYSIDRLHGSQPESFNMLMIINVVGVPGRLIPAYLADRYFGAVNVFIPTIIGTAICIFAWAGVDSITGDYAWVAFFGYFGAGVQALFPATTASLSKDLSKAGIRIGMIFTIISVAALTGPPLAGKLIVVANGRYIGSQIWGGVCLLIGAAFLTAARWAKERELRSKEEAIASA
- a CDS encoding uncharacterized protein (BUSCO:EOG092D3ZQD) → MAEDPDQDPDLASIARDELEGERAKLDLLERKLKESLTPRHAFADLPCMVEFRPGPGGLEGRYFTDTLFKMYKAMCARRGYRANVLKYEMAEAAGDQSSSSGEQPVQEAILEIQDPGAYDIFRGEAGMHRVQRIPSTESKGRVHTSAVAVWVLPSFPEGGSGGDNVDIDDPESDFYVNPQEVKIETMRARGAGGQHVNKTESAIRMTHIPTGTVVSMQDHRSQQRNREDAWKVLRSRIATQRAEQREEEAAKLRSSVLSQAQITRGDKIRTYNYNQDRCTDHRAGLDVHNLPNVLEGGETLDRVMEAAREWLVGKEVELLVMEEEAKAKK